The genomic segment TTGCAGATGCTTGAATCACGGGGTCTTTTTTTGTCCATATTCCAGAAAATCATATATCCTAATCATTCTGTGAAGATTACTACGATTCGGACTATCTAAAGAACTTAAAATATTGTTGTTCTCTGTAAATATCGCTTGCAAAATACTTCGATACTGATTTACATCTATTTTTTCTTCTGGCATACACCCAAGCAAACGAATTGCCTTCATTAAATTATCTTTTTCTTGTGTCCATACTTCCCATGCTGTTCTTTCTCCAATTGCAGAACGATTACGTTTAATTGTTGATTCTGTGACAATTTCAGTATATGAATGTGGGGCTTTTTCTTCTGCCAATTCGCTTTTCATATTAGATTTTGAAATATAATACCACACCGGCAATTTCCAGGAATTTTGTTTTGCAAGCTCTGGATAAACAAATTCTAATAATTGCTCGCATGAATATAACGAATCGTGTAAAATAATGTTTCTATACCATTGTTCAGAATTTACTGCTCTTGCTAAACCATATACACCGGTCGTTGTTAAACCAATCGAAAGTGCAAGCATATTTTCATCAATACGACCATCTTCCAATGAAGCGACCTGCATCGTTGGTCCCGGTTGTTGAGTCAACGCAAACGCATAAAGCTCATCCTTAAATCTACGCAATAATTTAACTGGTAAAGCCGCTTTTTTTACAGACAGAGCATCATATAACAGACAAAAATCTGAAAGTGTTATTTTAGTCATTTCCAGCAATTTACTGCGTATAATCATTGAATGAGAAGTTATCTCACTTCCAATGAAATCCGGATTATATTCAACGAAAATAAATCTTTTTTGTAAAGTTTCTATTTTATCCAATGGCAAACATTCCACAACATCGCTAAGAATCGCCTGAATATCTGAATCTGAAATAGAGTAACCTATGAAAATAATCGGATATTCCATAAAAATCGTCATCAATTTTGCGGCAAGATATTTTCCTTTGTCATAAAATTTCTGATAATCTGCTTTGTTAATGACAATGGATTCTGGATTTTGTACAGAACCATGAATTTTATAGATTTCCGCAATTCCTTGCAACTGTGAAAATACTAGTTCATCCTGTCCCACAAAAGTTTTATAACCCTCAAAAATATTCTCGAAAAAGCAATCATAATTTGTTGTAATCACACCGGACAAATTATCTTTTGCAATATTTCTGAGTTTTTCAACTTCATCCGCATAAACAGGATTAACCGTTGACAGTGAAGCAATATATTCACTTATTTCTGCCTTAAAAGGAGAAACCCCAGTGGAAACTGAACTGTATACTTTTTCTGAATCCGAACGTATTCCTTCTTCATTATTAAACCAAGCATCATTAAAATCTTTTTCAATATAGCTTGCAACCAATGGAAGTTTTTCTTCTGTATGTTCCGTCTCGCTAGCTTTGTTTTCATAAAATCTATAAGCAAACGGATCTTTTTTTACCTTCTCAGCAAAATATGTCAATAAGCCAACCCAGTCTGGTAATCCATAATATCTTCTGGTAATACCAGAACCTGCAAACAAAAATGGAGTTGTATTAAATCTTGCAACCACTTCTTGTAGTGTCATATAGTTCTCCTTCCTGTGCTTAAATATTTACATTATTTTAATGCTTTTAAATTTTAGACTCAGCGAGTCCAAAATTATTGATAACCTACCACAACACAGCAATATTTTTTTGTTGCTATCTCAACAAGTCTTTGATATTCCGATGATTTTCTGTTCAATGAATCGCCGCAAATAATCAATGCAGGTTTTATAAACGGAATACTGTCTCCAATTTTTTCTCCATCTGCATCTTCCCTGCTTCTCTCGTAAATCAATCTCCATTCTTCCTCAAAACAATTTCTTTAAGTCTCCAAAATCTATACTCTTATTTTACCCCAACTCTTTCATTCTGCCTACTGTTATTTCATGTTCACATACAATAATGAGGTCGCAATCCATAGGGTTTTCTGAAATGTTTGATGTTAACGTTATTATTTTTCTCTGAGATACCGTTTTAATAAGAACGTACAGAAATATGGAAATGTATAAATCCCGTCTTCTATTCCAACATTGCTGTCTGCAAGTTTTATTCCCCAGTGAATATCTCCATAAGAATCACCGGATATCAATTGCCTCAATGACTTAGACCGGTTCCTGTTCGCCTTCACTTCTACCGGAACCAGCTCGTCTTTTGTCCTTACAAAAAAATCTTCTTCCAAGGTAGCATTTTCTTTTTTATAATAATATAGTCCAAGCCCCTGTTTCACAAACGCCTCTGCTACGAAATTTTCATATAGGGCACCTTTGTATACTCCAAGATTTTTATTCGCCCGAAGATCTTCTTGTGCTTCTTCATCTAATGAAGCAATCAACAATCCTGTATCTGGATAATAGATTTTGAATTTTGAGTCATCATAGTTTCCCTTTAATGGAAGCTCCGGATACTGCAGACAATAACATACAGAAATCACACCTGCATCTTCGAGCCAGGTTATACATCCCATATATTCTCGACTTCTGGCTTTTTTGTCTATTTTACTTAATTGAAATTTTTTATTTTCTTTTGCAAGCTGTACAGGTACGTTCCGATAGACACTTACAATTTTAGTCTGATCCAGACCTTCAGCGTATTTTCTGATATCCTCTTCATAATCCATCTGGATCTGTCTCTGGATTTCCAGAGTATCTGTAAAAAGATTTTTTTCAATATATACTTTTACTACTGCAGGCATACCGCCAAGTACACAATATTCCAAAAACAATTTTTTATAGACTGATAATTCGGTTTCTGAAAATGGAGTTCCTGTCTGCATATGTTGCAAGATATCTTCAATGTGCTTCTCCGAGTATCCTTTCGCCCACAGAAATTCTTCAAAGTCCATCGAAAACATTTCATAATCTGTTTTATATCCCACACTGTTGCTATGAATTTTTCTGTAATTGATTCCAAGCAAGAAACCACTGCATATGACATCAAATCTTCCATCTATCCGGAAGGACTTCAAGGCAGTTGCAATATCCGGAAACTCCTGTAATTCATCAAAAATAATCACAGTGTCACCTGCTATAAATCTTTTTGATGTATCTATCATAGAAATATTTTTTATAATATCTTCAACAGCATATCCGTCACTTAATATTGTTTTATATTTAGGTTCCAGAACAAAATTAATACTCACAATATTACTGTAATTTTGTTCTGCAAAATGATTAATAGATTCCGTTTTTCCAATCTGCCTTGCACCTTTTATAATTAACGGAAGTCTTTCTTCATTTTTTTTCCACTCCAGCAGGTACTCATCTATCTTTCTTTTTAAATACATAGAACCGCCTCCTTTCTTCAAAGCTATCACGTTTTATGAGCCTTTTTCAATCTTTTTTTCACGTTTTATTAGCTTTTATTCATAATATTTTCATGTTTTTATACAAAAAACGACGTGAACCACTTTTCTTGACTACCTTTATTTTTATTTCTATACGTTAAGTCCCCACCACCCACTGCTCATTGCTTTTCGTAATCGCGCAGAGTGCTTATTTGATTCAGTAAAAAAATAAATGCAACCCCTATATCTCTTTTTTCCTGCTTACAGATATAGAGGCTGCATTTGCCTTTACATTTATTTGTATGTAGAGTTGCAAAATCGTCATTATAAAGTCGACTATCCTTATACTTATAAAATACTATACAAAGTTGCAACATAGTAATACTTAAAAATAAGTTGTAATTTTCCGATATTCTGCCGGTGTCATATTCATCTGTCCAGTAAAAACCCGGGTAAAATATTGTAGATTGGGATATCCTACCTGTTCTGCTATCTGAGTAATCTTTAAATTAGACGAACGTAATAATTTTTTTGCCTTCTCCAAACGCAGTTCTGCAAGAATTTCAGAAAATTTTCTTCCGGTAGCCTGTTTGATAAAACGACTGATATACGAAGGATTTCTGTTTACATGTTCTGAAACATTTGTCAGACCGATTGGTTGTGAAAAATTATCATTCAGATATTTATAAATTTGCTGGATTAGCTGATTCTGATCATTATTATGCATACTTTGAATATTATCTGCAATATACTCCAGCCAATATTTCATATAGTCTGCTTTTGTCTTTCTTTCCGATTGTACATGAATCTGTTGCTCAAATGATTCCGTAATCTTATTTTTGCTTTCCTTATCCAATGGAATTCCTGAAAGAAATAAAAATATATTGGCACCTATCAACTCCATGATATTGTTAAAATATTTTTCTGTCTCTTTCTCTGTCTCATTGATAATCTTCTGCATCTGTTCGAATATTTTTTTCTTATTACCGGATCGAAGATATCTGATCAGTTCTGTAATTGCTTCTGTAACATCGAAAAAGTCATTTTCCTTATATTCCATCGGTAAATCCTGATATGAAAGCAACTGCGTACATCCCGTATCTTTTCCGTATTCCAGACATTTCAACACTTCCTTTTTCATCTGTTGAATATCAGACAGATTTTCAGAATAATGGCTGACAGCTATCATACAATCCAGTGGCTGCAACTGGGCCAGTTCTCTTCTGATCAGCTCTAATTTACTGCAGAATTTCCACAGTGTCTTTTCTTCTGTTGGCCAGATCATATAAAAGATACCACCATGTTCCAGTGCCAGTATCTCTTTAAATTTTTTCAGAAAAAATTCATGGATTATATAACTGTAATAGCTCTCTTCTTCCAAAGGCATATGATTCCTGTCATATGTAACAGCCACCACTCTATATCCGTTTATTGCAATCCGCAGCTTCTGCTTTTGCAGTTCCATCTGTTTTTCTGAAAAAATTACAGGTTGAAAAAAGAGTTTTTCCACAAATTGTTGTCTGATCAGCTCCTGATTTTTAACAAAATAATCCTGGAAAATCTGATACATTTCCGTATGTTTTTGTTCTGCATGAAATGCACTAATCGCTCGATTTAAGCACTTGATTGCTTCCTGTTCATCTACGGGCTTTAAAAGATAGTCAAAAACTTTATACTCTATTCCATATCTGGCATATTCAAACTCTGCATATCCAGTCAGAAAAACAATTTTTGCTCCATAATCCATTTGATTGATCTGCTTTGCCAGATCGATTCCAGTGATGCCCGGCATACGAATATCTGTCAAAATAACCCCAGGTTTTTCCTGTTCAATATAATCCAATGCCATCTGTGCATCTGTAAAAGCACAAACCGTATGCATACCCCGTAGTCCCGTTTCCATGATCCTTTTTAATTTGTCTGATATCAATGGTTCATCATCTATAATTACCACTTTCATATCCTTTTTCCCCCTTTGTTTTGGGAATACAGATGGTTACTGCTGTCCCCGATGGCTTTACATGTTCCACAGTCAAACCATATTCCTTTCCGTACAGTAGCAAAAGTCTTTGCTGAATATTAAAGATACCAATGTGTTCCTTCTCTTTCAGTATTCCATTTTCTCTTATTTCTTCCAGCTGTCTGATAATAGTTTCCGGCATCCCATTTCCATTATCTTTTACAGTAATATAAATTGCATCTTCCGTTTCCTTCCCGGTTACTGCTATCATTCCTGTTTCTTTCAATTCTGAAACCCCATGGACAATTGCATTTTCCAAAAGCGGCTGTATCATCAGCTTTGGAATGTAATATTCATATAATTGTTCCGGTATTTCTACCAGACAGATAATATGTTCCTGAAAGCGCATTTTCTGAATATACAAATATTGATTTACATACTTTAATTCTTCTTCAATCTTTAAAAACTGTGCCCCTTTAATAGACATTCTCATAATGCTTCCAAGAGATGTTACCGTCTTTTTAACTTCCGTAGTCTTACCCATATCAGCAAGACTATTAATACAGTCTAATGTATTATATAGAAAGTGTGGGTTAATCTGAGCCTGAAGAGATTCAATCTGGGCATCTTTCATTAACAACTGCTGTTTATATACCTGCTGAATCAGCAAGTCAATTCTTTCCAACATCGCATTATAAACATTTGCCAGTTCTCTAAATTCATCATTGGAATCAACCTCAACATACGCATTGGAATTTATCTCTGTAGTCTGACGTAATTTTACAATAAATTTCTGAATCTGTTCTGCAATTTTAGCCGCAGTTATGAATAATGCAATTGAAATAATTGAAATTGCAGCCAAAATCATCACCATCTCTTTGAAGAAAATTTTATATACACTCTTAAAAAGCAGATTTTTATCCAAAATTCCTACAAGACTACACCCATCATATTGAAGATTATATCTGATAATTTTATAATTTCCAGATGGTTCTTTCAAAATGGTTTTACATTTATCATCAGATAAATTTGAACCATTAACCAGAATATTATTTTCTGAATCCAATATGAGAATAGCGTTCACATCTCTATCCTCTCCTGTCTGTATGATTTTTTCCATACCCGTTTTGTCAATATCCATCATCAGAAATCCGATTTTTTCATCACTTTTTTCTATTTGGGGAACGTAGATATTTCTTGCAAAAGTAATCATATTTTTCCTCACGGGATTTATACGAAGCACCGGCTTTCCATGCTTTTCTTCTGCTGCTTCTTTCAGTATTTCTGCAAAATCATTTGTCTGTTCTATTGTATTATAATAAATTGCATTATTAATATATAATTCGTTAAACTTATTATAAATACACACATTCATTAACGCATCCTGATTATTTGTAATAAGAGATCCTATCTGATAAGAAATCATATCAGTCAGTTTTTCCTGCTCTTCAACACTTAATACACTTTGACGGGTATTTAAATATTCCTGCACTTCATTTGTATAATATAAAAATTTTATGGTAGCCTGATTATAATTATCTAATAATGTATTAACCAGCTTCTTTTTTTCCATAACATTCTGTTCTGTCTGATCATATACCATCTGCTTCATCTGATCAAACATAATAACTGTAGTACTATAAAAAATTAAAAAATATCCTAAAACAACAAATGGGAGACAGGAAATAAGTAATTTATTTCGAATCGTTAATTTTCCATAAAACTTATATAATCGTCCTTTTTTTTCCTTCATCTCTTTTTAGTACCTCTCTTACAAACAGGAATCCCCGGTATAGCGCATATATCATGCGTCTATACCGGAGATTGATTCAGCAGATTCTATCTTCTGTATATAACACAGAAGCTAAAGCCTTTTGGTAAAAATACACTTCGCTCTTTGTCATACCACACTCTTCTTTTTCTCCAAGCAAATGCTTTTCTAATATTTCCTGAATACAGGCAATCTGGTCATCTATATAGATGCTTCCGATTGGTCGAAGATAATGACCCGGAAAAATAAGTTCATATGAATTTCTTAATTGAGCTAATTTTTTCAATGATTCCAAATATGTACTCATTGTATCAGAAAACGTATCAAACATCAATACTGGCGTACTTACAACAGTATCTCCGGAAAATAGTAATCTGTATTTTCTGTCTAATAAACAAATTCCATCTTTAGTATGTCCTGGTGTATCCAAAACCTCCAAATCTCTATTTCCAAGATGGAAAACAAATCCTTCTTCTATTCCTTTCATCTCAAAGTCACCCATAATTGATGCATCAAATTCCAGGCTTGCTTCATAATTGTATTCTGGACGGGCTTCCTGTGAACGGAAAAATTCCTTACGTGACTGCAGATTATTCTGTTCCTGAATAACCGGAATTGCTTTTTTATGTGCATAAACCATTGAAAAGCGCCCATTTCCACCCACATGGTCATAATGATGATGCGTATTTACTACATCATAAGGCAGATGAGTCATTGTTTCTACTACTGACCGTATATTTCCTATTCCAATGCCAGTATCAATCAATAAGGCTCTTTCCGTTCCAATAATCAAATACATAATATCTATACCAAACTCATCAATTGCCCATACATCCCTTGATACCTGCTGAAGTGTAAAACCGTTTATCTTTTTTATGTTCATATTATCTTCATAAAATGTGCTCATCTTTACTTCTCCTGTCTTTTTTATTTTACTGCACCCGCTGTTAAACCGCTTGTAATATGTTTCTGTCCTACAATATAAATAATTATAATTGGTATCATACTTACAACCAATCCTGCAATCAAAAGGTTCCATTGAGCATTAGTAGAAGATTTAAACATATATAAATTGACTGTAATTGTACGAAGGTTCACATCGCTGATCATAATACTTGGAAGTAACAGATCATTCCATGTCCAAAGGAAAAACAAAATGCCAATTGTCACTGTTGTGGATTTTACCAGTGGCAAAATAATCTGCACCATTGTTCTGAAAGGTCCCGCACCGTCAATTGCAGCAGCCTCTTCCAACTCTCTTGGCACACTCTTCAGAAAACCAACATATGTCATAACACCAAATGATGTATAAAACCCACTATAAAATATAATCAGTCCTAAATGCGTATTAGTCAGTCCCAGTTTTGTAGATAACATAGAAATTGCAATCATAACTGCATGAAATGGAATAATCTGTCCTACTACAAACAATGTATATAATTTGTCACCTGTCTTTTGAGGAAGATGTGAAATTCCATATGCACTCATAAAAGACACGGCACTGGCAACTATGACAGTACATACCGTCACAAACAGCGTATTGCGAAATACTGTCCAAAAGTTCATAATCCGCATTGCTTCAGAAAAATTTTCCAGATATAAACTTTTGGGAAATGAGATAAACGAGGTTAATATATCATTATTCGGTTTAAACGCATTCATGATAATAAGAAAAACCGGAAGTATAAAGATAATTCCAAGGCACAGCCACAAAATACTTTTTAAAACTACTGTTTTATTCATTCCTTCTTTTTCCACTTTACATCTGTACCTCCCTTTTTCTAGTAATCTTAAGCTGAATCAATGCAATAATACCTACCAATAAAAACAGTATTATAGATTTTGCAGAGCCATATCCCATTTTAAACGAACCAAATGCATCATTATATATATTCAGTGCAATTGTCTGTGTACTATTTGCCGGACCTCCACCAGTCAGTGATAACGGAATGTCAAATGCTTTGAAAGCTCCTGCAATTGATACAAAGAGATTAATTGTAATTGTCGGCATTAACAATGGCAATTGGATATAAATAATTTTCTTAATTCCTGTACATCCATCCAGAACAGCTGCTTCCAACACATCTTTTTGTATTGTCTGCAATCCTGTAATGTATAACATCATAAGAAAACCGGTAGACTGCCATGTTGTTACTAAAATAACTGTAAAAGCCGCAGTACCTGCATTTCCAAACCAGCTGATATTAGCCAATGCATCTACGTGCAAAATTTTGGCCAGATTTGGAATGGCTCCTGTAAAAATAAAAGACCATACAAAAGAAACCATTACACCACTGATAATATTAGGAATAAAAAATAAAGAACGTATTACGCCTTTACACCGTACATTTGAATCTAAAAAATATGCTATTACAAAGCCAATCAGATTTGACATTAAAATTGATATTACCGCCAGAATTAAAGTAAATACCACAGAATGAATGAATGTCTCGTCTCCAAGAAGCTTAGTGTAATTTCCCAGACCGACAAAATCTTTATTTCCTTTTATCAAATTCCAATTATAAAAAGATGCCGGAAGTGTTCCTAAAAGTAATGGACCTGCAAGTGCAAGAACGTATAATAACATCGACGGAATCGTAAGACCAAAATAAAACCATTTATTTTTTTTACAACAATCCAACATAAAATTATCTTCCTTTCTGATAACAAAAGCTTCTGCAATATTTCTGCAGAAGCTTCTGTTACCACTTATACCTTTCCCGATTTTACTTTACTCAAGAAGCTCTGAAAATTTCGAATCTAACTGATCTAAAGTAGTATCCATATCCGTTGTTCCGGCAAAATATCCCTGAATTACCGGCCCAATCATATCACCAGCGCCGGACTCAAGCTGTGAGTATACCCATGGTTTTGTCTGGTTATTTGACATATAATTCTTATAATCTTCGAAATACTGATATTCTGTTGACA from the Blautia wexlerae DSM 19850 genome contains:
- a CDS encoding SIR2 family protein, with product MTLQEVVARFNTTPFLFAGSGITRRYYGLPDWVGLLTYFAEKVKKDPFAYRFYENKASETEHTEEKLPLVASYIEKDFNDAWFNNEEGIRSDSEKVYSSVSTGVSPFKAEISEYIASLSTVNPVYADEVEKLRNIAKDNLSGVITTNYDCFFENIFEGYKTFVGQDELVFSQLQGIAEIYKIHGSVQNPESIVINKADYQKFYDKGKYLAAKLMTIFMEYPIIFIGYSISDSDIQAILSDVVECLPLDKIETLQKRFIFVEYNPDFIGSEITSHSMIIRSKLLEMTKITLSDFCLLYDALSVKKAALPVKLLRRFKDELYAFALTQQPGPTMQVASLEDGRIDENMLALSIGLTTTGVYGLARAVNSEQWYRNIILHDSLYSCEQLLEFVYPELAKQNSWKLPVWYYISKSNMKSELAEEKAPHSYTEIVTESTIKRNRSAIGERTAWEVWTQEKDNLMKAIRLLGCMPEEKIDVNQYRSILQAIFTENNNILSSLDSPNRSNLHRMIRIYDFLEYGQKKTP
- a CDS encoding carbohydrate ABC transporter permease, producing MEKEGMNKTVVLKSILWLCLGIIFILPVFLIIMNAFKPNNDILTSFISFPKSLYLENFSEAMRIMNFWTVFRNTLFVTVCTVIVASAVSFMSAYGISHLPQKTGDKLYTLFVVGQIIPFHAVMIAISMLSTKLGLTNTHLGLIIFYSGFYTSFGVMTYVGFLKSVPRELEEAAAIDGAGPFRTMVQIILPLVKSTTVTIGILFFLWTWNDLLLPSIMISDVNLRTITVNLYMFKSSTNAQWNLLIAGLVVSMIPIIIIYIVGQKHITSGLTAGAVK
- a CDS encoding ATP-binding protein gives rise to the protein MYLKRKIDEYLLEWKKNEERLPLIIKGARQIGKTESINHFAEQNYSNIVSINFVLEPKYKTILSDGYAVEDIIKNISMIDTSKRFIAGDTVIIFDELQEFPDIATALKSFRIDGRFDVICSGFLLGINYRKIHSNSVGYKTDYEMFSMDFEEFLWAKGYSEKHIEDILQHMQTGTPFSETELSVYKKLFLEYCVLGGMPAVVKVYIEKNLFTDTLEIQRQIQMDYEEDIRKYAEGLDQTKIVSVYRNVPVQLAKENKKFQLSKIDKKARSREYMGCITWLEDAGVISVCYCLQYPELPLKGNYDDSKFKIYYPDTGLLIASLDEEAQEDLRANKNLGVYKGALYENFVAEAFVKQGLGLYYYKKENATLEEDFFVRTKDELVPVEVKANRNRSKSLRQLISGDSYGDIHWGIKLADSNVGIEDGIYTFPYFCTFLLKRYLREK
- a CDS encoding response regulator, whose translation is MKVVIIDDEPLISDKLKRIMETGLRGMHTVCAFTDAQMALDYIEQEKPGVILTDIRMPGITGIDLAKQINQMDYGAKIVFLTGYAEFEYARYGIEYKVFDYLLKPVDEQEAIKCLNRAISAFHAEQKHTEMYQIFQDYFVKNQELIRQQFVEKLFFQPVIFSEKQMELQKQKLRIAINGYRVVAVTYDRNHMPLEEESYYSYIIHEFFLKKFKEILALEHGGIFYMIWPTEEKTLWKFCSKLELIRRELAQLQPLDCMIAVSHYSENLSDIQQMKKEVLKCLEYGKDTGCTQLLSYQDLPMEYKENDFFDVTEAITELIRYLRSGNKKKIFEQMQKIINETEKETEKYFNNIMELIGANIFLFLSGIPLDKESKNKITESFEQQIHVQSERKTKADYMKYWLEYIADNIQSMHNNDQNQLIQQIYKYLNDNFSQPIGLTNVSEHVNRNPSYISRFIKQATGRKFSEILAELRLEKAKKLLRSSNLKITQIAEQVGYPNLQYFTRVFTGQMNMTPAEYRKITTYF
- a CDS encoding sensor histidine kinase, whose protein sequence is MFDQMKQMVYDQTEQNVMEKKKLVNTLLDNYNQATIKFLYYTNEVQEYLNTRQSVLSVEEQEKLTDMISYQIGSLITNNQDALMNVCIYNKFNELYINNAIYYNTIEQTNDFAEILKEAAEEKHGKPVLRINPVRKNMITFARNIYVPQIEKSDEKIGFLMMDIDKTGMEKIIQTGEDRDVNAILILDSENNILVNGSNLSDDKCKTILKEPSGNYKIIRYNLQYDGCSLVGILDKNLLFKSVYKIFFKEMVMILAAISIISIALFITAAKIAEQIQKFIVKLRQTTEINSNAYVEVDSNDEFRELANVYNAMLERIDLLIQQVYKQQLLMKDAQIESLQAQINPHFLYNTLDCINSLADMGKTTEVKKTVTSLGSIMRMSIKGAQFLKIEEELKYVNQYLYIQKMRFQEHIICLVEIPEQLYEYYIPKLMIQPLLENAIVHGVSELKETGMIAVTGKETEDAIYITVKDNGNGMPETIIRQLEEIRENGILKEKEHIGIFNIQQRLLLLYGKEYGLTVEHVKPSGTAVTICIPKTKGEKGYESGNYR
- a CDS encoding carbohydrate ABC transporter permease, yielding MLDCCKKNKWFYFGLTIPSMLLYVLALAGPLLLGTLPASFYNWNLIKGNKDFVGLGNYTKLLGDETFIHSVVFTLILAVISILMSNLIGFVIAYFLDSNVRCKGVIRSLFFIPNIISGVMVSFVWSFIFTGAIPNLAKILHVDALANISWFGNAGTAAFTVILVTTWQSTGFLMMLYITGLQTIQKDVLEAAVLDGCTGIKKIIYIQLPLLMPTITINLFVSIAGAFKAFDIPLSLTGGGPANSTQTIALNIYNDAFGSFKMGYGSAKSIILFLLVGIIALIQLKITRKREVQM
- a CDS encoding MBL fold metallo-hydrolase; translation: MSTFYEDNMNIKKINGFTLQQVSRDVWAIDEFGIDIMYLIIGTERALLIDTGIGIGNIRSVVETMTHLPYDVVNTHHHYDHVGGNGRFSMVYAHKKAIPVIQEQNNLQSRKEFFRSQEARPEYNYEASLEFDASIMGDFEMKGIEEGFVFHLGNRDLEVLDTPGHTKDGICLLDRKYRLLFSGDTVVSTPVLMFDTFSDTMSTYLESLKKLAQLRNSYELIFPGHYLRPIGSIYIDDQIACIQEILEKHLLGEKEECGMTKSEVYFYQKALASVLYTEDRIC